Within the Candidatus Borreliella tachyglossi genome, the region ATTTTGTGTGTAAATCTCAACAAAATGTTCATAAAATTCATAAAGTATAGTAAAACCTTTATGAGATTTTTCGCTAAACTTGTCTTCAAATTTAGAAAAAATATCAAACAGGGTACTAATACTAGCAAGTCCAGCCTCAAGATTATCCTTACTAAGTGTCATAATAGGTTATCCTTGCTAAATATCATAATTAGTCTTTCCCATCCTTATTCTTAAATTTAGAAATAAAAATATGTAAAATGTCCTTAAGCACAGGTTTAAATAAAATAACTAGTAGTGATACTAAAGCTAATACAAAAGCAGATATGACAATTAACTTAATCTCATTGATATTCATTAATAATTCAGCGATATTTATGTTATTCATTATGCCCTCTAATTTTTAAATAATTAACTAAAATACGGAAGTTGTAGGGCGTAAAAACACCCTCAAAATCCAAAGTAGGTAATAGTAAAGCAAACCCAAAGGGTAGCCTATTACTATTAGCCACATGAACAGTAAACTTATATCAAAACCTTAATTTAACAAATAAATTTAAACAAAAGATTTTAACAAGCT harbors:
- a CDS encoding BlyB family putative holin accessory protein; the protein is MTLSKDNLEAGLASISTLFDIFSKFEDKFSEKSHKGFTILYEFYEHFVEIYTQNMERLENKLTHEILEDLTPLNTKINALISAVNAGAGNMRLNEDLKLKCAEA
- a CDS encoding BlyA family holin — its product is MNNINIAELLMNINEIKLIVISAFVLALVSLLVILFKPVLKDILHIFISKFKNKDGKD